The Macadamia integrifolia cultivar HAES 741 chromosome 4, SCU_Mint_v3, whole genome shotgun sequence genome contains the following window.
GCCCCGTTTCTGCCCTCTTCTCCACTCACATTGAATTTCTCAACACACTTGAAGCAGAcaccaaaccccccccccccacacgcACACTATCGTTGATGGGGTGAGTGAATCATCGGCAACCTGAAACGAAAGCTGTAAAGGCAACGGCATTCGCATCATCGCCGGCCATTTACTTACACTAACccagatcaaagaagaaggtaaGGAATGCTgctttatggatttgatgattgTGAAGCTCACTGATACAACTATATGATATAAGAAGGATTTAGTTTCTTACTACTTGCCTTCCTGAGACTATCCAAACTCCCTTATTCAACCTTGTTGTATAACTTAATTTGGGGTCATTAGCCCACAAATGATAATACTTGGTCAACAGTTATGTTGGGCCCCCTTTCTTGTTGCGCCCAATAACGTACCCGTACAGAGGGGTCATTCTTCCTTCCATCATTTGTGGGGTGATAAAATAGAGGTGAAAGATTCTTACAATGCCAGTATGTGGACCACTtttgcaaatttttttattttttttatattcatcaTGAACTGTGAATTGTCTAAAATAACCCTCTTGAAAGATTCGGATGGAGAAACCCTCAGATTCCCACATAAATAAAACAGTTGGGTTTAATTGGATTAGATTCTGTAACAAAGGACAGAACCTAGGTTGATTGGTTTTGCTGAAATTTAAAATGGGAAAGATTCTTACTTGCACACTTTTTGTGGGATTGAGATCCTCTCCAGCACCTAGGGCACGCGGCTCAGTATGTATCGGACGCTTGGGATGACCTCGCTCTACTCTTCACATGAAATCTTATTTTATATTAGGTCATCATCGCTCACCCTAAATTGTATTCATGTTTTGTCTACTTTTACTTGTTTCTGGCAGAGGTAAGAAATGAGTTGGTTATTATAATTGCTACTAATTGTGAAGTAGTATTAGTAGTAGTGTATATTAAGTAAAATAACTACACCAACTTTCCCCGTTTCCAACAACCACCCATAATGTAATCAATTTTTGGTTGAATGGAGAAAACAGAAACATGAAAGGAGCTACCAGGCCAAATCAATAAGCTTCAGACGGTGATGAAAATCAATTCCATACACGTTGAGCACAACCTTATCCGGCTGAAATGCAAAATGACACTCATATTAATGCTTCCTCATGCTCCCATTGGTCCCATACAATCGCAAGGCCACGCTCCCTCCAACTCCCCACAAGAATCACTTCTCCCCTCGTTTTAGGTTAATAATCTTCCTATTCTTTCTATTGGTTTTCTTGCTTCcctcttcccccttcccctcaAATCCTCCAAGGCAACAACAGCTCAGCGTGGCCCCCTCCTACAGTCCCTTGGACTCACACCCAATCACCGACACTATTTTAATGGCAAAAGTGAAAGGAGAAGGTTAAAAGAAGGGGCCTGTAGACGCTGTAGTAGTGTAGTGGGGACTGGGGAAGGTAACTCTTTAATGGGTTTAATAAGATACGCTCTACCCCCAATCTACCATGTTCTTGCTATATTGCTATTGGTGTAAAAGAGAATAAATTACTTACCAGCAATAGTGAGTAAAGAGAATTAAAGCCTTAAAAGAGTGTGAATGGACTTTTTTTTCACTTGAGCAAAGGACAGGGAAGGTAGCcgtttcttctcctttccctttCAAGCTTTCCTTCTTCCATCATTGCCTGtgcccctctcttcttccatcGCTTCTCTTAGCTTCTGCAGGCCTCCCCACCCAACCCCCTCATCTGCAGAGATCCACCCGTCACATGGCATCATCTCCCCTGTAGTAAGTACGTTTGGGCAGCAACATGGATACAACTCCCAAGCAGCAGCACCGCAAGCGAAAGCGCTTCTTCAGGCCCTCTTTCTCCTCCTTACTCTCCCACTACTACTCCGTCTGGCCGCTCATTCTCTGCTTCTGTTGCTTCGTCTTTCTCCTCTTCGACGGCTTCTCCACCATTGGCTCATCAGCCTTCCGCCCTGTTCTCATCGTCTCCCGCTTGCCTTTACTGTCAGCTTCATCATCTACAGCCACGAATTCTATCCTCCTACATACTACCTgtgatgttgatgatgatgatgggttTTTGCCTTTGAAGGTTGAGGATCGGGTCTTGTTCCGGGACCATGTGTTACTGTTTCTCTCCAACTCCAACAAGAAATCTCTGCAGCGTCTTCACCTGGGCAGAAAATTGTATTGTGTATACAATAAAATCAGTAACAGTAACAATTCGAATGAGGTAGTGGAGGAGAGCCGCCGCATCTCACTTCCCATTCTCTCTGTGGACGAATTCGATGGTTCCAGATCAATTGCTCGATGTCCCACTCCACCTGCTAATTATTCCGCTTTGGTTTTTCTCGAGAGGCTTCGAATTAGAAAGCAGCAtaacagaggagaagaagaagaagctgcgATGTTAGGAATTGGAATTGATCAGCCAGTTAATTCGTGGGAGAATCTGGTATATGGTGCAGCTTTTGATGGAGACACGGCAGTGGTGTTCGTCAAGGGATTGAATCTTCGACCTGACAGATCCTCGGATCCAACCCAATTCGTCTGCTACTTCGGTTACGGGGATAGGGAGAGGCATCCTAGATATGCTTTCACCAGTGCGGCCCTTTCTGCAGCACAGGAAGTTGTCCGGTGCTCACTCCCTGTTAGTATTCGAAACAAAATAGTTAGAGATCACGGGATCTCAGTCACCATCGGTGCAGCTTCATTGGGAGCGTTGGGCCGAGTTGGAACTCCTCCCCTTTATATCCCTCTACCTTCCGTCGCAAATATCTTCAATTCCGCCGCCACCACCAAGCATAAGAAATATGAGCTTTGTATGTGCACCATGATATGGAACCAAGCCTCCTCCCTCCGGGAATGGATCATGTACCATGCCTGGCTCGGGGTTGAGCGCTGGTTCATCTATGACAACAACAGCGACGACAACATCAAGCAAGTGATCGATGAACTCAATCTAGAGAACTACAATGTCAGCAGGCACGTCTGGCCTTGGCTCAAAACCCAGGAAGCTGGTTTCTCCCGCTGCACTCTCATGGCAAAGAACGAATGCAATTGGGTGGGATTCATGGATGTTGATGAGTTCTTCTACTTCCGTGTACCCATTTCACGCAGAATGATCCGTAAGTTGGGGTACCCAGGTCGAGATTCCCTCAAATCCCTCGTCGCAAATTTCTCTTCCTCAGCAGTAATCGGTGAGATCAGAACAACCTGCTACAGCTTTGGACCGTCGGGGCTGAGAACACCTCCCTCACAGGGAGTGACGGTGGGCTACACATGCCGGCTTCATAGCCCTGAGAGGCACAAGTCCATTGTGCGCCCCATTGCTCTCCACCATACCTTACTCAATGTAGTTCACCATTTCCGGCTAAAGAGAGGGTACAGGTACCTAAACCTGCCCCAAAGCACAGCTGTTATAAACCACTACAAGTACCAGGTGTGGGAATCGTTCAGGGCAAAGTTCTCCCGAAGGGTTGCCACCTACGTCGCTGACTGGCAAGAGAACCAGAATGAGGGATCCAAGGACAGGGTTCCTGGGCTTGGAACTGAAGCAATTGAGCCACCCAATTGGCCACTCCAGTTCTGTGAAGTATGGGATACTCGCCTAAGGGACTTCGTCGTG
Protein-coding sequences here:
- the LOC122076551 gene encoding glycosyltransferase family 92 protein RCOM_0530710-like, with the translated sequence MDTTPKQQHRKRKRFFRPSFSSLLSHYYSVWPLILCFCCFVFLLFDGFSTIGSSAFRPVLIVSRLPLLSASSSTATNSILLHTTCDVDDDDGFLPLKVEDRVLFRDHVLLFLSNSNKKSLQRLHLGRKLYCVYNKISNSNNSNEVVEESRRISLPILSVDEFDGSRSIARCPTPPANYSALVFLERLRIRKQHNRGEEEEAAMLGIGIDQPVNSWENLVYGAAFDGDTAVVFVKGLNLRPDRSSDPTQFVCYFGYGDRERHPRYAFTSAALSAAQEVVRCSLPVSIRNKIVRDHGISVTIGAASLGALGRVGTPPLYIPLPSVANIFNSAATTKHKKYELCMCTMIWNQASSLREWIMYHAWLGVERWFIYDNNSDDNIKQVIDELNLENYNVSRHVWPWLKTQEAGFSRCTLMAKNECNWVGFMDVDEFFYFRVPISRRMIRKLGYPGRDSLKSLVANFSSSAVIGEIRTTCYSFGPSGLRTPPSQGVTVGYTCRLHSPERHKSIVRPIALHHTLLNVVHHFRLKRGYRYLNLPQSTAVINHYKYQVWESFRAKFSRRVATYVADWQENQNEGSKDRVPGLGTEAIEPPNWPLQFCEVWDTRLRDFVVANLADPATGMLPWESSLREWSM